The Micrococcales bacterium region GCCGTTCTGCAGACGGATGCCGCCGTACAGGTAGTGAACGACCACCACGAGCAGCAGTGTCAGGAACAGCAACATGAAACCGAAGCCGGTGAGGTAGCGCAGGAACGGAAGTTTGAAGACGAAGAAGCCGACATCCATGCCGAACTGCGGGTCCTGGGTCCCGAACGATCCGCCGTTGCGGAACATCAGCCAGCGCCCCCACTCGGAGGTCGCCGACAGGCCCGCGAGCATGCCCAGGAAGCCGGCAATACCCAGCAGCAGCCACTTACGGATGGGTTCGATGCTCTGTCGATAGCCCTCCATGCTCGCCGAGAGCCGGGGGTCGTAGTCGGGACGGGTCCGGTAGGCCACCAGCATGCCCAGCCCCACCGCCACCGCCATGAGGAGCCCGAATCCCACGAACAGCACCGACCGGGTGCCGATGAGCGTGGTGAACACCCCGGCGAAGTCCACCGACCGGAACCAGAGCAGGTCGGTGTAGAACGCCGAGAAGATGAGGAACACCACCAGCAAGCCGGCCAGCACGGCAATCGTCATGGCCAGCACGCGGCCGCGCGGGCCACGGCTCGGGGCAGGTTTCGTGGCGGTGTCGAACGTCACGGGTCAACCCTACGCAACGATGGTGACATGCACCCGACTCCGGACCTCGAAATCGTGCTTCGGGACCTCGACCGCCACGTCTGCCATGACGGCTGGCGGCAGCCTCCGCGGCTGTTCGCACTGGTCGCCGATGCCGTTGGCGGCGTCTCCCTGGTGGAGCAGCCCTGGGACAGCACCGGGGAGGACGTCCTGGCCGATCTAGCCCTGATTTCATGGCCGGGTGACGTCGCAGGCGCCGCGATCAGCGTCCAGCGCGTCCTGGAACCCGATCACGACGTCCGGCTGACCGCGGCCGCGATGCGTGATCAGCGGGTGGCCACCGCCGTGCGTTACCGCAGCCACGACACCGACGCCGAGGTCGCCATCGGGCCCGGGCTCGCCCCGCGTCTCGAGCGGGCGCTGTGGGACACCCTGCAGGGGTGATCACGAGGTGGGGCACCGCGGTGCGGGGATCGTCCCGTCGAGCACCCCGCGGGCTTGTGCCAGCGTCCTCACCGGGACCACCGTCAATCCCTCCGGGGCCGACGAGAGGACCTCGTCGCAGTTGCCCGCCGGCGCCAGGAATATCGCAGCGCCCTGACTGGACGCAGCCGCCATCTTCTGGGCGATGCCGCCGATGGGCCCCACCTTGCCGGTGTCGTCCATCGTGCCGGTGCCGGCCACGAAGCGGCCGTCGAGCAACTGCCCAGGAGTGAGTTTGTCCACGATGCCGAGGGCGAACACCAGTCCGGCACTCGGTCCGCCCACATCGTCGAGATGGAAGTCCACTGTCACCGGTGAGTCCGCCAGGACCCCCAGGCTCAGCCCCAGGTAGCCCTTGCCGGGATCCTCCGGGTTGGCGATGGCGACCACGTCGACGCGGCGATCGCTACCGTCGCGACGCACGTCGAGTTCCACCGTCGCACCTGGACCCGCCTGTTGCACCACACGCGCCATCTGCCGCGGACCCGCCACGGACTGCCCGTCCACGCGAAGCACCACGTCGCCGTGCTCCAGCACACCCTCGGCCGGGGATCCGGGCAGCACGTCCATCACCCAGGGCCGCGTGGTCACCGGCTCTCCCACCTCCCGCAACGCGGCGATACGGGCCCGCTGCTGGGAGTCGTCGAACTGGTCCGCGCCAGCCTGCTTCACGGCATCACGCGAGGCGTCGGGTGGGTAGAGGATGTCGGTGGGCACCACTGCGACGGACGGGTCCAACCATCCCGTGAAGGCCTCGAACAACGTGAGGTGCCCGAACGGACCGCCCCGCTCGGACACCGTGGTCATGTCCAGTCGGCCGCCGGTGGGATAGGTCCGGGCCCCGTCGATCGCGATCACTGCCGTGCCATCGGTCTCGGCCAGCACGTCGAACATGGGGCCGGGCGCCATCCGGACGTAGGGAACCGAGACGACCTCCATGAGGCCGAGCAACGCCAGCCAGCACGCCAGCGCCAGGGCCACGACCCGTTTGCGCGGCGTATTCAGCCAACGCCTCACCGATCACCCCGCAGGACCTGCCCCAGCCGTCGCAGGTCCCGGTCCCGCGCCGTGCCGTCACGCGGGCGCAAGCGCCACCAGGCGACCACGGTGACCAGCACCACCGGGAGCCACCACCACAACACGGCCATGCGTTCAGGGTACGCACGCGCGGACCGCGGCGCCCGGGCCGCGTTCCACCGAGGGCGAAACCGGACGCTGACGCCGGGTGGGTGAGGATCGTCGTAGCCTGGAACCTCGGACGATACGAACAGGCGGCAGTGATGAGTGGCGATCAACCCTTCGGGTTCTCCCCCGACCCGGACGACCCGAAGACCCCCGGCTTCGACATGTCACAACTCGGGGCGATGCTGCAACAACTCGGGGCGATGCTGCAGAGCGGCCAGAACCAAGTGGCCGGACCGGTCGATTGGGACCTGGCCAAGAACCTGGCGCGCCAGACGATCAGCCAGAAGGGCGACCCGTCGGTCAACGACAACGACGTGCGCCGCATCGGCGAGGCCTTCGACCTCGCGCAGGTCTGGCTGGACGCGGCCACGACGTTCCCCGCCGGCACCGCGACTCCTGGGGTGTGGAGCCGCAGCGAATGGCTCGAGCACACCTGGCCCGCGTGGCAGCAGATCATCGAACCGATCGCCGAGGGCGTCCAGCAGACGCTGACGACCATGCCCGACCTCGGCCAGGTCAACCTGCAGGATCTGGGCATCCCGGGACTGCCGGAGAACCTCCCCGAGGGCATGCCCGACCTCAACCAGCTCGCCGGACCCTTGATGAACATGGCGAAGCGGATGGGTGCGGCGATGTTCGGCGCACAGGTGGGCAACGGTCTGGCCGTGCTGGCCGACGAGGTGCTCGGTGCCGCCGACGTCACGGTGCCACTCACCGGCGACGGACGGCCGGCGCTGGTCAGCGAGAACGTCAAGGCGTTCGGCGCCGACCTGGACGTGGAACTGGGAGACCTCTACCTCTACCTGGCTCTGCGCGAGGCCGCCCACCAGCGGCTCTACGCTCACGTGCCGTGGCTGCGCACCGCCGTCGAGACCGCCGTGCGTGCTTACGCCTCGGGTATCTCCGTGGACACCGAGAAGATCCAGGAGGCCCTGCGCGGGATCGACCCCAACGACCCGCAGGCGATGCAGGAGATCATGTCCTCCGGGGTCTTCGAACCCGCTGAGACCGAAGAGCAGAAGCAGGCGCTGTCCCGCCTGGAGACATTGCTCGCGCTGATCGAGGGATGGGTGCAGGACGTCGTGACGGCCGGCATCGACGGACGTATGCCGTCAGCCGAGCGACTGGGCGAGACCATGCGGCGGCGGCGCGCGTCGGGCGGTCCCGCGGAGAAGACCTTCGCCACCCTGATCGGCCTGGAACTGCGCCCCCGTGCTTTGCGGGAGGCCAGCGCGCTGTGGGCGACGTTGCGGGACCTGCGCGGTATCGACGGACGGGACGGCGTGTGGCGCCACCCGGACTTCATTCCCACCGCCGACGACCTGGCTGACCCGACCACGTGGTTGCGCGACACCGGCGAACTCGAAGGCTGAGGAATCTGCTGTCAACAGGCGGTGCATAACCGAACCGCCTGATCAGGCGGCGCGTCGGCGCGACACGATCGGAGCTGACTGTGCGCTTGTCCCCAGCTGTACACACCCTCATGGACAGGCCGTCCCCCGGTCATCCACAGGTCTGTCCACAACGGTGGACACATGGCCGCCGGATCGTCTGGACGGGCCTTTCCCGGCGCCCCTAACGTCAGTCGTGAACGAAGCCCCCGCGAGGGAGGCGAACCGGAGGGGAAGCCGGGACGCCGAACAACCGGGGGCTTCGCTCTGTCTTGGGGCTTCCCTCGATCTGTCCACCGCGTTGGAGAACGTGCACCGCGTTGGAGAATCCACACGTGGGTCCTCCAACCTCGTGGACGACCTCCAACCTCGCCGCAGCGCTGGTCCGCGTCGCTATCGCCCGTCGAACACCGGGTCGCGTCGTTCACGGGCGGCGCGCAGGCCCTCCTGGACGTCTGCGGTGGTCATCGTCACGGGCTGGGCCAGCGCCTCCCAGCGCACTGCCTCTGCCAGCGAGGAGGGCGGCGCCGGCGACAGACCCTGCTTGGTCAACCGCACGGCGATCGGGGCGTTGCCGGCGATCTGGGCCATCTCGACCAGCACGTCGTCGGTGGTCACCTGGCGCGTGGCGATGCCCGCGGCCAGCATCTGCGAGGCGTCGAGGCTGCGACCGGTGAGAAGCAGGTCGCGGGCCAGCGCTGGGCCGGCGGCCTGGGTGAGCAGGAAGGTGGTGCCCATACCGGCGTGCAGGCCGAGCCGCGTGAACGGGACCGAGAACCGCGCCGACTGCCCGACCCAGCGGATGTCACACGCGAGCGCGACGGCAGCACCGGCGCCGATGGCCGGGCCTTCGACGAACGCGACGGTGGGGACCGCCAGTTGCGCGATCGACAGCCAGTCGGCGTAGAAGGCACTCATGCGCCGACTCAGCACCTCGACCCCGTCGGCACCGCCCTCGGCCAGCCAACCGAGATCCCCGCCGGCACAGAAGGCACCGCCCTCCCCGCGGACCAGCACCGCCCGCAACCCGGGCTGTTCCCGCAACTGCGCCATGGCCCCGGCCCAGGCGCGGGTCATGGCACCTGACATCGCGTTGCGTTGGGCCGGATTGGCCAGCACCACCTCGGCGATACCCGACTCGTGCAGGCACACGACCAGGTGATCGGCGTCTGCGGTGAGCGACGAAAGGGGTGGGGTGAGTGTCATAGGCGCACCCTATGCCCGTAGCATTTCGGCGAAGGAACGTTCAGCCTCGCGCACATGTGGGGCGAGAGGGAGTGGAACATGGCTGAGACCTACGAAGGCGAAGGCTACTGCGTCAAGTGCAAGACCAAGCGGCCGCTCAACGGCGAGGTGCACGAGACCAACGGCCGGCGTATCGCCAAGGGCAAGTGCCCCGAATGCGGCACCACGGTGACCCGAATTCTGGGCAAGGCGAACTAGATCGCCGAGGACGGCGGGCTCCGGTGACATCACCGGGGCCCGCCGTTCGTCACGTCCGGCCGTTGGCAGCCGCAGCGGGGATGGATCTGCCACACCCGCCATGCCGGACCCGGGCGCTCCGGGTCGAAGATCATCTCCAGGCCCACGGTCTGCTCTGCAGTGGCGATGTGGGCGATCGCGCCGGCGGCCAGCGCCAGTTGCGCCGGCTCGTGCCACACCGGCACGCTGCCGGCCTGGGCCGCGATGCTCCACCACGACGTGTCGGCATCGGCCCACGTCAGGTCGACGCAGCGAGGGCACGGACCGCGCCCCTCGTCGATGACCGGACCCACATGAACCGCACGAGCCCCGAACCAGACTGGAACCAGCCGGCTGCAGCCGCCCGGCGCCGTGAGCAAGGAGGGCAACTGACCCTGCGGGAAGACCGTGACGTGTGCGCCGGCAACGACCTGCACCCCGGCTTGCCGCAATGCGGCTCGCAGAGGTTCGTCGATCAGCCCGGTGCAGTGCAGCGCCACCTGTACGGCCGATGGGGGCTCGAGTAATCCGACCCGCCGCAGGTCGGCCAGGATCTGCTCCGCCCGGTCCACCGGGACTCCACAGTCCACTGCTGCTGCCAGTGCCCGCGACCGGTCACGCGACGAGTGCAGCATGGTCAGCCATTGGGGCAGTTGGGCCGGTGCGTGCTCCACCTGCAGGCTGTGCGCCCCCCACCCGATCTGAAGCGTCCGGTCGTCGCGCCAGGCCAGGACGGGATTGCCGATGAGCCGAAGAGCCATACCCTGATGCTCCCCCGCACCGCCTGTGGATCGCTGCCACGATCCACAGCCCGGATGTGCTAACGGCCATGCCATTGGTGCCTTCCGTCAAGCCATAGCAGAATCGGGGCATGGCCGACGACAGCACTCCGATCCCGAAACGCGCTGTCGCCCGCACCGCCCGAATGGCCAGCCTGCCGCTGGGTTATGCCGGCCGCACTGCGCTGGGCCTGGGCAAGCGCATCGGGGGCAAGCCCGCTGAGGTCGTGGCCACCGAGATCCAGATGCGCACCGCAGAGCAGATGTTCAAGGTGCTCGGCGAGCTCAAGGGCGGCGCCATGAAGTTCGGGCAGGCCCTCAGCGTGTTCGAGGCGGCACTGCCGGAGGAGATGGCCGGGCCGTATCGCGCCACTCTGACGCGCCTGCAGGACGCGGCACCGCCGATGCCCGCACAGACCGTGCACGACGTGCTGGCCGACCAGTTGGGTGCGGACTGGCGCGAGCGGTTCGCGCAGTTCGACGACGACCCGGCGGCCGCCGCGTCCATCGGGCAGGTGCACCGCGCTGTGTACCGGGACGGGCGCACCGTGGCGGTCAAGGTCCAGTACCCCGGCGCCGCCAAGGCCCTCATGAGCGACCTCAATCAGGTGGCCCGCATGGGGCGCATGTTCGGCGGCATGGTCCCCGGCATGGACATCAAGCCGCTCATCGAGGAACTGCGGGCCAGGGTCTCCGAAGAGCTCGACTACCTGCGGGAGTCGCAGTCCCAGCGCGCGTTCGCCGTGGCGTTCGAGGGCGACCCCGAGTTCCGGGTGCCGCATGTGCTTGCCGCCGCACCGATGGTCCTGGTCAGCGAGTGGGTGGACGGGGTTGGGTTGGCTCACATCATCGCCGACGGCACCCAGGAGCAGCGTGATCGCAGCGGGACGCTCTACCAGCGATTCCTGTTGTCCGGGCCGCAGCGCGCGGGCCTGCTGCACGCGGACCCGCATCCCGGCAACTACCGGTACACCGACGACGGCAGACTCGCAGTGCTGGACTTCGGAGCGGTCGCGCACCTTCCCGACGGCCTGCCGCCCGCCTTGGGGCGCCTGCTGCGCATCGCGATGATGGACGACGCAGATGGGGTCCTGGAGGGCCTGCGGGAGGAGGGTTTCGTCAAGAGTTCCGTGACATTGGAAGCCCAGGCATTGCTGGACTACCTCATGCCACTGGTCGAACCGGCACGCTACGAGACCTTCAGTTACTCCCGGGAATGGCTGCGGGGGGAGTTCATGCGGTTGAAGGATCCCCGCAGCGAGGAATTCACCGTCGGCTTCAAACTCAATCTGCCTCCCAACTACCTCCTGATCCACCGGGTCTGGCTCGGATGTGTGGGGGTGCTGTGCCAACTCGGTGCGAACGTCCCCACCCGCGCTGAGATCGAGCGCTGGGTACCGGGTTTCGCCGCAGACTGAGCCGGAACGTCACCCGGCACCTCACGCGGACGCCAGGACCTCGTCGATCCGACGGACCATCTGCTGCTGCTGCCGGGCCTGGATGGCCGCCGCGTCCTTCGGTGGCCGGCCGTTGCGCTTGGGCGCCGGCACCGGCATCCCGCCGCGGAACAGTTCACCACCCCACACCCCGCAGGTCTCGCCGCGCTCGAGCGCTCCGACGAGGCACTCCCTGCGCAGCGGGCAGCCAAGGCACAACCGACGGGCGCGCTCGATGTCGGCGGGCACGTCGGAGAACCACAGGTCAGCGGGACCAGTCACGCATGGCATCGGGACAGCCATCTCTCTCACCTCCATCTGGACAAACAAAAAGGCCGCGGTTCGCGCCGCGGCCTGAGGGTCTTACGACCTGTGCTACCCGGGACGCACCGCACAGTCGGCAGCGGCGAAGGCTGCCACGGTGAACGTGGTGGTGGTCATCGCCGGACTCCCTTCCTTGCGGTGCGTACCCGGCAAGGTTACGCCTGACCGCCGGGATCGGCAACGGGGTTTCCGGCAACGATGGCCAGCAGTTCATCGGCGTGTGCAGCGACCACGCTGCGCTGGATGCCGCGCACCCCCGCCAACTCCTTGGCGTCCGACGGCCGGGCGCGGGCGATACCGATCAGCACCGCGTCCGTAGCCACCAGGAACGCGGGCACGGCCTTCCCGGTCTCGCGACGGCGTTGCTCCACCACGGCGGTCCGCCACCCGCGCAACTGCTCGACGAGGTCCATCGACACCTCTGCCGGACAGGTCCGGCACGTGCCCAGGGCACGCTCGACCCCGCTGCTCAGACGCTTGCCGCACACGCGGCAGCCCTGCGCCTTCGCCGCCGTCCGCGCGCGAGGGGCGACGACCCGCTTGCCGGCGGGCAGGAAGCGGGAAGGCTCCCGCTGGTCGCGGCGGGAGCCACTGCGGGCGTACGACAGTTCCACTGCGTCGCGGGCACGGGTCACCCCAACGTAGAACAGTCGCCGCTCCTCCTCCAGGTCGACGAACTCCCCCTGGTAGCGCAGCGGCAGGCCCCCCTCGTACAGGCCGGGCATGAACACCACATCCCACTCGAGCCCCTTTGCCGAATGCAGCGACGACAACGTCACCGCCTGCGCGACCGGCGCGTCGTCGTTCAGCGCGCGATCGTCCAGGTCGGCCACGAGGCTTTCCAGGGACTCGTGCGAGCGGCCCAGGGCCACGAGGGCGGCCAGTGACTCCCACTCCTCGCGCTGGCGCTGCCCCAGCGGAGGGGTGGGCGCGTATCCGACCGGTTCGAGGGCCGCAGCCACTCGGTCCGCGACGTCACCCTCCCCGGGCTGCTTGGCCGCCACCCGCAGCAGGGACACCGCCCGCTTGACCTCCGGGCGCTGCATGAAGCGTGCCGTGCCCCGCACCGTGTAAGGAATCCCCGCGGCCTGCAGTTCCCGCTCGAAACGCGCTGTGGCTGAGTTGATGCGCACCAGGATCGCGATCTGCTCGGCCGGCACATCCTTGAGCAGCCCGCGGATACGGTCGACCACCGCCACCGCCTCGTCGAGTTCGGTGTCGAAGACGCTGGTGCGGACCGACCCCGCCGTGTCCCGCTGCGAGGCCAGCGTCAGCCGCCCGCGGGCATCACCCTGCGCGAGCACGGTGTTGGCCAGATCGATGATCGACCGGGCACAGCGATACGAGCGGGTCAAGCGCAGCGTCAGCGCCTCAGGCCACCGCGCACCGAAGCCCAGCAGGTAGTCGCTGCGCGCGCCGGCGAACGAGTAGATCGTCTGCGAGGGGTCGCCGACCACGCACAGCTCGTCGCGGTCACCGAGCCATCCCTCGATCACCTGCTGCTGCAACGGCGAGACGTCCTGATACTCGTCCACGGTGACCCACCGGCACCACTGCCGGACCTGCTCGGCGACGGTGAGGTTCTCCCGGATCAGCCCGGCGTTGAGCAGCAGGATGTCCTCGAAGTCCACCACCCCGGCCGCATTCTTGACGTCCTCGTACTCCTGGTACACCTCGCCGAGCCGCTCCCCGAGCACTCCGTCGGAGGGTGCCTGTTCGGGCGCCAGACCCATGGCCTTCGCCCGCTCGATCTCGCCGGTCACATCGCGTCGTCCGGAGTCGTCGAGCCGGATCCCGCGGTTGGCCAGCGCCGTGATCACCAGCGGGATCTTTGACGACTGCACGCGCGGCACGGACCCCCCGACCGTGCGCGGCCACATCCACTGCAACTGGCGCAGCGCCTCGGAGTGCACCGTGCGCACCCGGACCGCGTCGACCTCCATCTGCCGCAGTCGCCGGCCGAACTCCCCCGCCGCCCGGGTGGTGAACGTCACCACCAGAGTGCGCCGTGGATCCATGGCGCCGGTCTCCACGCCGTAAGCGACTCGGTGGGTCAGCGCCCGGGTCTTGCCCGTGCCGGCCCCCGCGAGGACGACGACCGGACCGGACACCGCCTGGGCGACGGCACGCTGCTCCGGGTCGAGTGGGGCCAGGATGTCTTCGGGCTGCACGGTTCCGATCCTCACACCCCGGTGCGACACCGCGTCGGCAGCCCTGTGGATCGCGTGGGTCAGCGGCGCCAGGTGTGCGGGATCGGCGCGCCGTACCAGTCGGCGATGAGTTGATGGGCGACGGAGATCCGGGGCGGGATGCGCACCGTGCCCTCCTCGGCGGCGGCCCGGAACGCCTCGCGGCTGAACCACGCCGTCTGCGTGATCTCCACGCCATCGGGCTGCGAGTCCTGCGCGTGGGTGTGTGCCGTGAACGCGATCATGATCGAATTCGGGAAGGGCCACGGCTGGCTCGCCCGGTACGACACCCGGTCGACGGGCACGCGCACGCCGGCCTCCTCGAATACCTCCCGCACCACCGCCTGTTCGAACGTCTCCCCGGGCTCCACGAACCCGGCCAGCGTCGAGTACCAGCCGGGCGGCCACTCGGCCCGACGGCCCAGCAGCGCCCGGTCCTCGTCGTCGACGACCAGCGTGATGACCGCGGGGTCGGTGCGTGGGAAGTGCTCGGAGCCGTCTCGCGGGCAGCGCCGGACCCACCCCGCCCGGATCACCTGCGTGGGCTCGCCGCAGCGGGAGCAGACCGGGTGGGAGGCGTGCCAGTTGTCCAGCGCGACGGCCGTCAGCGCGGCCGACAACCCGGTGTCGTCGAGCCCATCGGCGAGCGACCGGATCTCCTGCGTGGAGTCGGTGCGGGTGCGCAGCGCGAACCACGGAACCCGGTCCACCGTACCCAGCAGGATCGCGTCGGCGGGGTCCGCCGACACCTGCGCGTCCATGTCGACGTGACCCTTGTAGACCGCCACCAGGCGGCGCTGCGGGTCCTCCCAGAGCTCGCGCACCCGGCCGGGATCACTGCGTGCCGCCTCATCGCGCTCGAAACGATCGGGTTCCGCGGTGGGCCACACCAGGCAACGGTAACCCCTGTGTCAGGATGGGCGGGCATGGGCGACTTCATCCGACAACTCACCGGCGTACGCTTCGTCGCGGCCGCGTGGGTGATGCTCTACCACTTCCAGCCGGCGCTGGCTGCCAGCGGCGTGCTGGTACCCGTCCTGCACGAATTCCTGCGTCTCGGGTCGGTCGGCGTGGATCTCTTCTTCGCCCTCTCCGGGTTCATCCTCACCCACACGTACCTGACCCGGCTGGGTCCCAGGATCAGTTGGTCGGGCAGCCTCAACTTCTGGTGGTTGCGGCTGGCCCGTATCTACCCGGTGTACTTCGTGATGCTGAATGTGGCCGGGCTGGCGGCGCTCGCGCAGGGGGTCGTGACCGGCGAGGGCCGGCGGGACTGGATGACTGTGCCGTCCTACCTCAGCCAGGTGCTGATGATCCAGGAGTGGGGGCCCAACCCGCAGCGGGGCTGGAACTTCCCGGCGTGGTCGCTGTCCATGGAGTGGCTGGCCTACCTGTTCTTCCCGCTGCTGGTGTTGCTCCTGTGGCGCCTGCGCGACCGCTTGGGTCCGGCGGCGCTGGCCGGTCTGGCGTTCCTGAGCCTCACCCCGCTGCTGTACATCGGCCTGACCCGGGACTACGACCCCTTCCTCACGCAGAACTGGGCCAGCACGGTCCGCATCGCCACGGAGTTCACCGCCGGCAGCATGACGTACCTGGCGGTGCGCAAGTGGCAGAACAGCGCCCGCGCTGGACAGATGGCCGCCGTCCTCGCGTGGGTCATCCCCGTCGTCATCGTGGTCATCGCCGTGGTGATGGGCAACATGTCGGGACTGCAGTGGCCGGGCCTGCCCGACGAGGCGCCCCGGGGCTACGTGATCATCATCCCGCTGCTCGTACTGTGGCTGGGCAGCCTCGCCCTGAGCGATGGCGCCCCGTCGCGATTCCTCAGCACGCACAAACTGGTCGTCGGCGGCTTCATCTCCTACTCGCTGTACCTCATCCACATCGTCTGGTTCGGACTGTGGCGCGCGGGCATGCAGTTCGTGGGCATCGAGGGCGGTCCGCTGTACCTGCTCAGCACGCTGTTCCTGATCGTCTCGACGGTGGGCCTGGCCTACTTCATGTGGCGACTCGTCGAGGAGCCGGCCCGCGAATGGATGCGCAGCAAGGTGGGGGTGCGCAAGGTCCCCACCGAGGAAGCCGGGGAGCAGACGCGCTAGCCCCATGAGCACCCTTCGCGTCGGCAGTTACAACATCCTGCACGGCATGCGCGTGCTCGGCGGTGCACGCGAGGGCGACACCGATGCGTTGCGAGCTGCCGTCGCTGCACTGGATGTCGACGTGCTCGGCATGCAGGAGGTCGATGCCGCGCAGCCCCGTAGCGCGATGGCGGACCAGACCGCCGTCGCCGCCGACACCCTGGGGGCCGCTCATTGGCGCTTCGTGCCGACCGTCGTCGGCACTCCGGGCCCGGCTGCGGACTTCCGGGCGAGCACCGCCGACGACGTGGCAGCGGCTGCGCGCGGACAGTTCACCGCACCGCTGTACGGCGTCGGGCTCGTGAGCCGGATCCCGGTGCGCGAGTGGCGGCATGATCATGCCTCCGGCGCCCATGACACTCCCGCTGCTCGTCCCCGGGAACCCGCGCCCGCGCATCCTGCGGGTCCCGGACGAACCCCGGGCGGCGGTGGCTGTGGTCCTGGACCTGCCCACCCCCGTGACCGTTGCCACCGTTCACCTGTCCTTCGTGCCGGTGGCCAACATCCGGCAACTGCGCCGGGTGCGCGACTGGCTGGCGACCATGCCCCGGCCCATGGTCCTGCTCGGGGACTTCAACATGCCCGGGCGCATCCCGGCAAGGGTGACCCGCTGGCACCAGGTCGAACTCGGCCCGACATACCCGGTCTTCCGGCCACGGGTCCGCTTCGACCACATCCTGACCGACGGCTTGCGTGCCACCCGCGCGGACGTTCACCCGCTGCCGGTGTCCGATCACTGCGCGGTCACCGCAACGCTGTCGGTCTGAAGGTCGCGCAGGACCTCCGCGAGGGCGTCCTGGTCGAGCATCGGGGGGCGGACGACCTGACCGTCGCGTACGTACACGAAAGCCGTGCGCACCTGCTCCACCGGCACCCCTACCTGCTGGGCCCAGCCCAAACGGTAGATCGACAGCTGCAAGGGGTCGGCGGTCTGGTGCCGGTTGGTCTTCCAGTCCACCACCTCCCAGGTGCCGTCCGCGTGGCGATACACCGCGTCGATCACCGCGCGCACCACCATCCCGGACACCCGCAGGGCGATCTCG contains the following coding sequences:
- a CDS encoding PDZ domain-containing protein, whose protein sequence is MRRWLNTPRKRVVALALACWLALLGLMEVVSVPYVRMAPGPMFDVLAETDGTAVIAIDGARTYPTGGRLDMTTVSERGGPFGHLTLFEAFTGWLDPSVAVVPTDILYPPDASRDAVKQAGADQFDDSQQRARIAALREVGEPVTTRPWVMDVLPGSPAEGVLEHGDVVLRVDGQSVAGPRQMARVVQQAGPGATVELDVRRDGSDRRVDVVAIANPEDPGKGYLGLSLGVLADSPVTVDFHLDDVGGPSAGLVFALGIVDKLTPGQLLDGRFVAGTGTMDDTGKVGPIGGIAQKMAAASSQGAAIFLAPAGNCDEVLSSAPEGLTVVPVRTLAQARGVLDGTIPAPRCPTS
- a CDS encoding AarF/ABC1/UbiB kinase family protein, with the translated sequence MADDSTPIPKRAVARTARMASLPLGYAGRTALGLGKRIGGKPAEVVATEIQMRTAEQMFKVLGELKGGAMKFGQALSVFEAALPEEMAGPYRATLTRLQDAAPPMPAQTVHDVLADQLGADWRERFAQFDDDPAAAASIGQVHRAVYRDGRTVAVKVQYPGAAKALMSDLNQVARMGRMFGGMVPGMDIKPLIEELRARVSEELDYLRESQSQRAFAVAFEGDPEFRVPHVLAAAPMVLVSEWVDGVGLAHIIADGTQEQRDRSGTLYQRFLLSGPQRAGLLHADPHPGNYRYTDDGRLAVLDFGAVAHLPDGLPPALGRLLRIAMMDDADGVLEGLREEGFVKSSVTLEAQALLDYLMPLVEPARYETFSYSREWLRGEFMRLKDPRSEEFTVGFKLNLPPNYLLIHRVWLGCVGVLCQLGANVPTRAEIERWVPGFAAD
- a CDS encoding WhiB family transcriptional regulator; this translates as MEVREMAVPMPCVTGPADLWFSDVPADIERARRLCLGCPLRRECLVGALERGETCGVWGGELFRGGMPVPAPKRNGRPPKDAAAIQARQQQQMVRRIDEVLASA
- a CDS encoding enoyl-CoA hydratase/isomerase family protein encodes the protein MTLTPPLSSLTADADHLVVCLHESGIAEVVLANPAQRNAMSGAMTRAWAGAMAQLREQPGLRAVLVRGEGGAFCAGGDLGWLAEGGADGVEVLSRRMSAFYADWLSIAQLAVPTVAFVEGPAIGAGAAVALACDIRWVGQSARFSVPFTRLGLHAGMGTTFLLTQAAGPALARDLLLTGRSLDASQMLAAGIATRQVTTDDVLVEMAQIAGNAPIAVRLTKQGLSPAPPSSLAEAVRWEALAQPVTMTTADVQEGLRAARERRDPVFDGR
- the nudC gene encoding NAD(+) diphosphatase; this translates as MDAQVSADPADAILLGTVDRVPWFALRTRTDSTQEIRSLADGLDDTGLSAALTAVALDNWHASHPVCSRCGEPTQVIRAGWVRRCPRDGSEHFPRTDPAVITLVVDDEDRALLGRRAEWPPGWYSTLAGFVEPGETFEQAVVREVFEEAGVRVPVDRVSYRASQPWPFPNSIMIAFTAHTHAQDSQPDGVEITQTAWFSREAFRAAAEEGTVRIPPRISVAHQLIADWYGAPIPHTWRR
- a CDS encoding zinc-dependent metalloprotease, whose protein sequence is MSGDQPFGFSPDPDDPKTPGFDMSQLGAMLQQLGAMLQSGQNQVAGPVDWDLAKNLARQTISQKGDPSVNDNDVRRIGEAFDLAQVWLDAATTFPAGTATPGVWSRSEWLEHTWPAWQQIIEPIAEGVQQTLTTMPDLGQVNLQDLGIPGLPENLPEGMPDLNQLAGPLMNMAKRMGAAMFGAQVGNGLAVLADEVLGAADVTVPLTGDGRPALVSENVKAFGADLDVELGDLYLYLALREAAHQRLYAHVPWLRTAVETAVRAYASGISVDTEKIQEALRGIDPNDPQAMQEIMSSGVFEPAETEEQKQALSRLETLLALIEGWVQDVVTAGIDGRMPSAERLGETMRRRRASGGPAEKTFATLIGLELRPRALREASALWATLRDLRGIDGRDGVWRHPDFIPTADDLADPTTWLRDTGELEG
- a CDS encoding ATP-dependent DNA helicase UvrD2, with the protein product MLAPLDPEQRAVAQAVSGPVVVLAGAGTGKTRALTHRVAYGVETGAMDPRRTLVVTFTTRAAGEFGRRLRQMEVDAVRVRTVHSEALRQLQWMWPRTVGGSVPRVQSSKIPLVITALANRGIRLDDSGRRDVTGEIERAKAMGLAPEQAPSDGVLGERLGEVYQEYEDVKNAAGVVDFEDILLLNAGLIRENLTVAEQVRQWCRWVTVDEYQDVSPLQQQVIEGWLGDRDELCVVGDPSQTIYSFAGARSDYLLGFGARWPEALTLRLTRSYRCARSIIDLANTVLAQGDARGRLTLASQRDTAGSVRTSVFDTELDEAVAVVDRIRGLLKDVPAEQIAILVRINSATARFERELQAAGIPYTVRGTARFMQRPEVKRAVSLLRVAAKQPGEGDVADRVAAALEPVGYAPTPPLGQRQREEWESLAALVALGRSHESLESLVADLDDRALNDDAPVAQAVTLSSLHSAKGLEWDVVFMPGLYEGGLPLRYQGEFVDLEEERRLFYVGVTRARDAVELSYARSGSRRDQREPSRFLPAGKRVVAPRARTAAKAQGCRVCGKRLSSGVERALGTCRTCPAEVSMDLVEQLRGWRTAVVEQRRRETGKAVPAFLVATDAVLIGIARARPSDAKELAGVRGIQRSVVAAHADELLAIVAGNPVADPGGQA